The DNA segment TTTGACAAGAGCGTGCGGCGCGTGTAAATACCTGCCTTTACGGCTAGAGCAGAGAGAAGGTTTGGGAATGTCAAACAACAACTACATACATATATTCGACACCACGCTTCGCGACGGGGAGCAGGCCCCGGGCTGCAGCATGACCTCAGGGGAGAAACTGCGGGTCGCATATCAGCTCGAGCGCCTGGGCGTCGACATAATAGAGGCGGGGTTTCCCATATCCTCTGAAGAGGACTTCCAGTCAGTCAAGAAAATAGCGCAGAGGATAAAGGGCTGCCAGATAGCCGGGCTCTGCAGGGCCAACCTGAAGGACATAGACCGCGGCTGGGAAGCCGTGCAGCATTCAGAGAGCCCGAGGATACACACCTTCATCGCCACATCCGAAATACATCTTAAGTACAAATTGAGAAAAACGAGGGATCAGGTCCTTGAGATGATAAGCGGTGCCGTAAAGCACGCGCGAAACTACACGGACAACGTCGAGTTCTCCTGCGAGGACGCGACGCGCACCGATATCGACTATCTCTGCACCGCGGTCGACGTCGCCGTCCGCTCGGGAGCCACGACGATTAACATTCCCGACACGGTCGGGTACACGATCCCCGAGGAGTTCGCTTACATAATCCACACGCTCGTTAAAAACGTCCCGAACCTCGACGACGTGATCCTCAGCGTCCACTGCCACAACGACCTCGGACTCGCCGTCGCGAATTCCCACGCGGCCATAAGCGAGGGGGCAAGGCAGGTGGAATGCACGATTAACGGCCTCGGTGAGAGGGCCGGCAACGCATCGCTTGAGGAAATAGTGATGGGCCTGAGCGTAAGAAGCGACAAGAAACCCTACACTTTCGGGATAAACACCACGCAGATATATCCCACCAGCAGACTCGTTTCCCAGGTTACCGGGGTCAACGTTCAGCCCAACAAGGCGATTGTGGGAGCGAACGCGTTTGCCCACGAGGCGGGAATTCACCAGGACGGGGTGCTTAAGGAGAGCATAACCTACGAGATAATGACCCCGCAGGAGGTAGGGATTCCCTCTAACCAGATAGTGCTCGGCAAGCACTCGGGACGCCACGCGTTTCGGGATCGCCTCGAGGAGTACGGCTACGTTTTGGAGCAGGAAGCCTTTGAGAACGCGTTTACGAAGTTCAAGGCCCTTGCCGACAAGAAGAAATACGTTTTCGACGAGGACATAGAGGCCCTTATAAACCAGGAGTTCCTGCGATCCTCTGATTATTACGAGTTCACGGCCGCGAGCTACTCGGGCGGAACGGACACGTCGCCCGAGGCGAGCGTCACGATCATGGCGGGCGGGGAGGAGATCTCGGTTTCCGAGACGGGCTCGGGGCCCGTCGACGCTATTTTCAAGGCGGTTAAGAAGGCGACGGGGCTTGACCCGAGGCTTGAGAGTTTTTCGGTTTCCTCGATAACCGGCGGAACCGACGCGCAGGGAGAGGTCACGGTCAGGATATGGGATGAGGGAGTGATATCCCAGGGGCAGGGGGTCGATACGGATATTTCAGTTGCGAGCGCGAAGGCTTTTGTTAGCGCGCTTAACAGGCTTCGCTGGAGAAAGGAGCATCCGCGCAGGGGCTCCGAGCTTAAGGGAATTTAACGTGGTTCTGACCGTTCGGTTTTCCGGGGAACGGCTGACCGGATGTTCCTGAAATGCGGCTTGCGGACCGAAGTTCCGGTTCGGCTTTTGGGATGTGCTGGGGCGGGGGCAAAACGGAGGTACGGCGGCACTTGATTTGCCGGTGAATATCGGTTTTTATTGAATTAAGTTGAATTTCGATTTTATTAGTGTTATTGTTTGAGTTAGACGGAAGGTAGCTTGAAGTGAAAGAAATCAAGAATGGATTCAAGAAAGCGGTGGGTCTGGGATTCTTTATCTCTAAAAACCGCTTGACATTCTGTCCGGTGTCAGAGTAAGATAATGATTGAAAAAAAGCGGGCGGTTGTATCGGTTTGCGTTCAACAAACCATTGTTTAGAGGCTGATGCCTCTTCTCGGTATTGTCGCCTTAGAATTATGGAAACAAAATTATTTTCAAGGAGGAGGTTTTAAATGAGGTTATTTAACTTCTTTGCAATAATGTTCTTGCTGGTGGGGGCGTTGGCTTTTTCCGCCTGCACGGGCACGGACACGGAAACCGTAACCGAAACCGTAACGGAAACCACAACGGAAACCGTAACGGAAACTGAGTACGTGTGCGCTGACGGAACTACAGCGGCAAGCGCCGACATGTGCCCGGATCCGGAACCTGTTTATGACGAGATAGGGCCGGGTCATGAGGTAGGAAAAATGAACTGCTATGAGGATGGTGATCGCGACGGCATGATAGCCGGTACCGACATGGGCGATTGTATCCATGGCGAGGAGGGCAACGACTCCATTAAGGGCATGGGTGGTAACGACGTTCTTGACGGCGGTCCTGGAAACGACACGCTCTACGGGGGGCCCGGCAATGATGACCTTATCGGCGGCAGCGGCGACAACACGCTCTACGGGGGTGAAGGCGCCGACATTGCGGTCTACAAGGATGCTATGAGAGTAGTGGCCAACCTGGGCAACAATACAGCTAGGATTCGACACGCCGATCCTGAAATGGTGGACGAGCTCGTAGAGACGGGAGATAGCGGAATAGGTACAGATACCTTGATGGAAATCGAGAACGTCAAGGGCTCTCTCCTAGGAGCAGACATACTAACCGGCGATGACGGTCCGAACGTGCTTAAAGGTCTTGACCAGGCCGACACGCTTAACGGTGGAGACGGTGACGACATGATTCTTCCCAACCGTCCTGTGGATATGGATTCTAACGGTATGGCTATAGCAAACGTGGCCAGCGGCACCGAACCAGAAATTGACGGCGTTGATGTGGTCGACGGGGGAGAGGGGAGCGACACCATAAACTACGAGGGTGAAAGCGGATCGCTGGTCGTTGCCCTTGGCACTGTTGTTGCAGCGGTGCCAGACGATCCTGCCACGACGGATACCAACGAAGCGGTCATTGCTCACGTGGCGGCCACGGTTGGTGCCGTTACCGACATGGTCGTGGTTGTGAATCGAGGCACGGAAGATGAGCCGAAACTAGAGAGCACCATTGAGAACGTTATGGGAGGCTTCGGTGGCGACACGCTTACTGGTGACGCTCGGAGCAACACGCTTACAGGCGGAGCCGGTGTCGACACGCTTAACGGAGAAGCAGCCCCCGACGGCGCGGACACGATGGGCGCTGACGACACGCTTAACGGCGGTCCCGGTGGTGACACGCTTAACGGCGGTCCCGGTGGTGACACGCTTAACGGCGGCGCGGACGACGACACGCTTAACGGCAATGCAGGCGATGATACGCTTGACGGCGGAGGCGGTGACGACACGCTTGCAGGCGGCGACGGCGATGACGTATATATTATCACCAAAGGCGATGCCGGTGATACGATCAGCGCGTTTGTGGCTGGCGACATGATACATCTGAAGGGCTTCACGTCCGCCGATAGGACTGAGAACAACCTAAATATGACAGCAGCAGGCGTGCTTCAGCATGTGGACAAAGATGACTCAACTGATACTACTGATCTTGTC comes from the Candidatus Dadabacteria bacterium genome and includes:
- a CDS encoding calcium-binding protein → MRLFNFFAIMFLLVGALAFSACTGTDTETVTETVTETTTETVTETEYVCADGTTAASADMCPDPEPVYDEIGPGHEVGKMNCYEDGDRDGMIAGTDMGDCIHGEEGNDSIKGMGGNDVLDGGPGNDTLYGGPGNDDLIGGSGDNTLYGGEGADIAVYKDAMRVVANLGNNTARIRHADPEMVDELVETGDSGIGTDTLMEIENVKGSLLGADILTGDDGPNVLKGLDQADTLNGGDGDDMILPNRPVDMDSNGMAIANVASGTEPEIDGVDVVDGGEGSDTINYEGESGSLVVALGTVVAAVPDDPATTDTNEAVIAHVAATVGAVTDMVVVVNRGTEDEPKLESTIENVMGGFGGDTLTGDARSNTLTGGAGVDTLNGEAAPDGADTMGADDTLNGGPGGDTLNGGPGGDTLNGGADDDTLNGNAGDDTLDGGGGDDTLAGGDGDDVYIITKGDAGDTISAFVAGDMIHLKGFTSADRTENNLNMTAAGVLQHVDKDDSTDTTDLVTLSAGGGLVRLTQDVRYVD
- a CDS encoding 2-isopropylmalate synthase, yielding MSNNNYIHIFDTTLRDGEQAPGCSMTSGEKLRVAYQLERLGVDIIEAGFPISSEEDFQSVKKIAQRIKGCQIAGLCRANLKDIDRGWEAVQHSESPRIHTFIATSEIHLKYKLRKTRDQVLEMISGAVKHARNYTDNVEFSCEDATRTDIDYLCTAVDVAVRSGATTINIPDTVGYTIPEEFAYIIHTLVKNVPNLDDVILSVHCHNDLGLAVANSHAAISEGARQVECTINGLGERAGNASLEEIVMGLSVRSDKKPYTFGINTTQIYPTSRLVSQVTGVNVQPNKAIVGANAFAHEAGIHQDGVLKESITYEIMTPQEVGIPSNQIVLGKHSGRHAFRDRLEEYGYVLEQEAFENAFTKFKALADKKKYVFDEDIEALINQEFLRSSDYYEFTAASYSGGTDTSPEASVTIMAGGEEISVSETGSGPVDAIFKAVKKATGLDPRLESFSVSSITGGTDAQGEVTVRIWDEGVISQGQGVDTDISVASAKAFVSALNRLRWRKEHPRRGSELKGI